From one Triticum urartu cultivar G1812 chromosome 3, Tu2.1, whole genome shotgun sequence genomic stretch:
- the LOC125543746 gene encoding uncharacterized protein LOC125543746 encodes MPPPAAPTPPPAEPLPNSPDSTSPTEEAEADAGGTPSRAGPVGTVSWGTGTIVGVFTGLLYGGAKEANANVSKDAEVMLKMGSTTDKREQYRLMRDAMEKRFIRVAKGSLVGGARLGMFTATFFGIQNLLIENRGVHDVFNIAGAGSATAAAFGLILPGSPMWRARNVLVGSALGAGICFPLGWVQLKLAEKANLEIENSKSPSDLQGNQSRVGAAIDRLENSLRK; translated from the exons ATGCCTCCTCCCGCCGCCCCGACGCCTCCTCCCGCCGAGCCGCTGCCAAATTCGCCAGATTCTACCTCCCCCACG GAGGAGGCTGAGGCGGATGCGGGAGGCACGCCGTCGAGGGCCGGGCCGGTGGGGACAGTAAGCTGGGGAACCGGGACCATCGTCGGCGTATTCACCGGGCTTCTCTACGGCGGGGCCAAGGAGGCCAACGCCAACGTC AGCAAAGATGCTGAAGTGATGTTGAAAATGGGAAGCACCACTGACAAGCGCGAACAGTATAGGTTGATGAGAGATGCCATGGAGAAAAGGTTCATCCGGGTTGCCAAAGGCTCACTAGTTGGTGGTGCTCGCCTTGGGATGTTCACTGCAACTTTCTTTGGCATACAGAACCTTCTTATTGAGAACCGTGGGGTACATGATGTATTCAATATTGCTGGAGCTGGCTCGGCTACCGCAGCTGCTTTTGGGCTTATAT TGCCTGGTTCACCAATGTGGCGTGCAAGGAATGTATTGGTCGGATCTGCTCTTGGTGCCGGAATTTGCTTTCCCCTTG GTTGGGTACAGTTGAAGTTGGCAGAGAAGGCCAATCTTGAGATTGAAAATTCAAAATCGCCGTCAGATTTACAAGGCAATCAAAGTCGTGTGGGGGCCGCGATAGACAGACTAGAGAACAGCCTGAGGAAGTAA
- the LOC125543745 gene encoding glutamate--tRNA ligase, cytoplasmic-like, producing MELKLAFPQDSPPLSIISAAKIAGVPLIIDPTLASGSVPTLHFSSGDFIHGVNTILRYIARAASLSSFYGQDDIQAAHVDQWLEYAPLILSGSEFEAACSFLDGYLASRTFLVGYGLSIADIVVWSNLTGTGQRWESLRRSKKYQSLVRWFNSVAADYADALDEVTSAYVGKRGIGKSPAPSLKEKVPGLKENTSGHEIDLPGAKVGEVCVRFAPEPSGYLHIGHAKAALLNKYFAERYKGRLIVRFDDTNPSKESNEFVENVLKDIETLGVKYDVVTYTSDHFPKLMEMAESLIKQGKAYVDDTPKEQMRSERMDGVESKRRNSTVEENLSLWKEMVNGTKRGTECCVRGKLDMQDPNKSLRDPVYYRCNPDPHHRVGSKYKVYPTYDFACPFVDALEGVTHALRSSEYHDRNAQYYRILQDMGLRRVEIYEFSRLNMVYTVLSKRKLLWFVQNNMVEDWTDARFPTVQGIVRRGLKIEALIQFILEQGASKNLNLMEWDKLWTINKKIVDPVCGRHTAVLKDKRVLFTLTNGPEEPFVRILPRHKKHEGAGKKATTFANRIWLEYADASVVSVGEEVTLMDWGNAIIREIKTDNGTVTQLVGELHLEGSVKMTKLKLTWLSDIEDLVSLSLVDFDYLINKKKLEEDEDFLDNLNPCTRREALALGDPNMRNVKKGEVIQLERKGYYRCDVPFIRSSKPIMLFAIPDGRQKSTSIGA from the exons ATGGAGCTCAAACTAGCTTTCCCCCAGGACAGCCCACCACTTTCCATCATTTCGGCTGCTAAGATTGCAGGTGTTCCCCTAATCATTGATCCAACCCTTGCCTCAGGTTCAGTGCCCACACTACACTTCAGTTCTGG GGATTTTATACATGGTGTCAACACAATTCTCCGGTACATTGCACGTGCTGCATCTCTTTCCAGCTTCTATGGCCAAGACGATATTCAGGCAGCACAT GTTGACCAATGGCTCGAGTATGCACCACTCATTCTGTCAGGCTCTGAATTTGAAGCTGCTTGCTCATTTCTTGATGGATACTTGGCATCTCGAACCTTTTTGGTTGGTTATGGTCTATCAATTGCTGACATTGTTGTGTGGTCAAATCTCACAG GAACTGGTCAACGATGGGAAAGTCTAAGGAGGTCAAAGAAATATCAGAGCCTTGTCCGCTGGTTCAACAGCGTAGCTGCAGACTATGCAGACGCGCTAGATGAAGTTACATCAGCTTATGTTGGAAAGCGTGGAATTGGCAAATCTCCTGCGCCAAGCTTGAAAGAGAAGGTGCCTGGTTTGAAGGAGAACACGTCAGGTCATGAAATAGATCTCCCAGGTGCCAAAGTTGGGGAGGTTTGCGTTCGTTTTGCCCCAGAGCCTAGTGGGTATCTCCACATTGGTCATGCAAAGGCTGCACTGTTGAACAAGTATTTTGCAGAAAGATATAAAGGGCGTTTAATAGTTCGATTTGATGACACAAATCCTTCTAAAGAAAGCAATGAATTTGTTGAGAATGTCCTGAAAGATATTGAGACACTTGGGGTTAAATACGATGTAGTTACATACACATCAGATCATTTTCCAAAGCTAATGGAAATGGCTGAAAGTTTGATTAAGCAGGGAAAGGCATATGTTGATGATACACCCAAGGAGCAAATGAGGAGTGAAAGGATGGATGGTGTGGAATCTAAGCGTAGAAACAGTACTGTTGAGGAGAACTTGTCGCTGTGGAAAGAGATGGTTAATGGCACCAAAAGGGGTACCGAGTGCTGTGTACGCGGTAAACTTGACATGCAGGACCCAAACAAATCACTTCGAGATCCTGTTTACTACCGTTGCAACCCTGATCCCCATCATCGCGTTGGCTCAAAATACAAGGTCTATCCAACTTATGACTTCGCTTGCCCATTTGTTGATGCACTAGAAGGTGTGACTCATGCTCTTCGTTCAAGCGAATACCATGATCGGAATGCACAGTACTATCGTATCCTTCAAGACATGGGCCTGCGGAGGGTAGAAATCTACGAGTTCAGCAGGCTGAATATGGTTTATACCGTTCTTAGCAAGCGCAAGCTTCTGTGGTTCGTCCAAAACAATATGGTGGAGGACTGGACTGACGCACGCTTTCCCACTGTACAAGGCATTGTACGCCGTGGCTTGAAGATTGAAGCATTGATCCAATTTATACTGGAGCAG GGTGCTTCAAAAAATCTCAATCTTATGGAGTGGGATAAACTCTGGACAATCAACAAGAAGATAGTTGATCCTGTGTGTGGAAGGCATACTGCTGTGCTGAAAGACAAACGCGTGCTTTTTACCCTTACTAATGGTCCAGAGGAACCATTTGTTCGAATCTTACCAAGGCACAAGAAACACGAGGGTGCTGGAAAGAAGGCTACGACGTTTGCAAACAGAATTTGGCTAGAGTATGCTGATGCATCAGTCGTTAGCGTGGGCGAGGAAGTTACTTTGATGGACTGGGGAAATGCTATCATTAGAGAAATCAAGACAGATAATGGAACAGTTACTCAACTAGTTGGTGAACTCCATCTTGAAGGGTCAGTGAAGATGACAAAGCTGAAACTAACATGGCTATCAGATATTGAAGATCTTGTGTCTCTCTCTTTGGTAGATTTTGACTACCTAATTAATAAGAAGAAG CTGGAAGAAGATGAGGACTTCCTTGACAATCTCAACCCTTGCACTCGGCGAGAAGCTTTAGCTCTTGGAGACCCGAACATGCGGAACGTGAAGAAAGGAGAAGTTATACAGCTTGAAAGGAAAGGCTATTACAGGTGTGATGTTCCATTTATCCGGTCGTCCAAACCAATTATGCTTTTTGCCATTCCAGATGGCCGACAGAAGTCCACGTCGATTGGAGCCTAG